The following is a genomic window from Proteiniborus sp. DW1.
AACTGATAGTGTAGAAAAGTCTATAGAACGAGGTATAAGGACCAGATTATTAAATCCTAAATGGATAGAAGGAATGCTTCAAAACAAATATCATGGTGTTCAAAAGATAGAAAAAATATTTGAGAATCTAATAGGTCTTTCATCTACAACAAATGAAGTAAAAAGCTGGATATTTGATAGCTTGTATTCTACTTATATATCAGATGAGGATATGCGTGAAAGAATGAAAGAAAACAACAGATGTGCATATTTAGATATATTAGAAAGAATGCTAGAGGCTAAAGAAAGGGGATACTGGGCTGCTACAAAGGAACAACTGGAGGAGCTTAGAAAGGTATATTTTCAAATAGAGGGAAGTATAGAGGAGAAGATTTAGTGTACAGGAAATAATGAAGTATTTGTAATAATGGATTAAGATTACAATAAATAAATCCCTTTGCCAAGATAAAGGGATTTATTCATTGTTTATGGGCCGTTTTGTAGGAATAAAAAATGCTGCTAATAAGAAGGGAATAAAGAAATGTTGACAACAAGAATTAGAGATGATATATTCTAATTGAAATTGGAGTGAAAAATTGAATATTGTGGCTATTGGTGTAATTTTATTCATAAAATTACTTAAAAGGGAAGCTCGGTGAAATTCCGACACGGTCCCGCCACTGTAATGGATAGAACTTTACAGATACCACTGTACAATATGTATGGGAAGGTGTAAGGTTTGTCATTCCTAAGTCAGGAGACCTGCCAATGGTAACAGCGCTGTTTATTACTCACGAGGATGAGGAGGTGTTATTTGATAGTAGAACTTATATTCTATTTGTTCTGCTATGCACTAATAATGCCCTTTCTATTTATAAGAAAGGTTTTTTTATTGTGCAATAACTCATGTGTAATAAACTCAGCAAATTTCGCTGAGTTATTTTATTTGGAGGGATGACATTTGAATTTTACGAAACTTGTAACAAATCCCATTTTACTTTTATTTCTCAATATTTAGGGAAGTTTTACAGGTTCTCTAGGCTCTACAGGAGGAGTACTTATTGTAGCATTAGGGTTGGGTAGTATTAAAAAGCTTGGACATCTAAGCCTCTGTATGAACAAAAACCAATTATCTACAGTAAGGGATATTTGCCTAAACATGTTTCTTGCTATAGTAAGGCTCAACTATGGCTATAGTGCCATAAATTTAATTAAGACACTAGGAGCTCAACTATTATTAGTGGGAGCGACTACATCAATTTTCAGTATACTAATAGGGTATATTGTTGGAAAGAGGATAATAAAGCTAAATACTATATAGCTTTTAGGAGGCATATGCGGAGCTATGACCAGTACGCCTGGTCTAGCGGCTTCAATGGAAGTAACAGATAGTGATGATGTGACAGTATACTATGGAGCAGCATATCCCTTTGCACTACTTTTTAAGATTATATTCACAAATATTTTATTCAAGGTATAAAGTAAGGGGGCTAAAAAATGAATATTCATGAATATCAAGCTAAAGAAATACTAAAGAATTACGAAATACCAGTACCTAGAGGAGGAGTCATTCATAGGGTAGAGGATGTTGAAAGGGCTGCTTGGAGAATTGAAAGCGATATAGCAGTAGTAAAGGTTCAAATTCATGCTGGAGGAAGAGGAAAAGCAGGAGGAGTAAAAATAGCTAAAAGCATAGAAGAAGTCGTAGCATATTCAAAGGAATTATTAGGTAAAAGGTTAGTGACCCCTCAAACTAGTTCAGAAGGAAGAGAAATAAAAGCTCTTTTAATAGAAGAAGGTTGTGATATAGACAAAGAATATTATGTAGGATTAACATTAGACAGAGAGGCATCTAGGGTAGTTATAATAGCTTCGGAGGAAGGTGGGACAGATATAGAGGAGGTGTCATTAAAATCACCAAATAAAATTTTTAAGGAAGTAATAGACCCTCTAATAGGCCTGTCTGATTTTCAAGTTAGAAGACTATGCATAAATATTAATATACCTGAAGCCTTGACAAATGATTTAGTAAAAATATTTAAGAATTTATATAGATGTTTTATCGAAAAAGATTGTACCTTAGCTGAAATAAACCCTCTGGTAATAACAAAGGAAGGTAAAGTAGTTGCATTAGATGCAAAGTTAAATTTTGATGATAATAGTTTATATAGAAATGAAGAACTGCTAGAATATAGAGATTTAAACGAAGAAGACAAAAAGGAAATTGAGGATTCAAAATATGATTTATCATATATTCCATTAGATGGATATATTGGCTTCTTAGTAAATGGTGCGGGTCTAGCAATGGCTACTATGGATATTATAAAGACATATGGAGGAGAACCAGCTAACTTTCTTGATGTTGGGGGAGGAGCGTCAGAGGAAAAGGTTACTAACGCTTTTAAGATAATCTTATCAGATAATCGTGTCAGAGGAGTCTTTGTTAATATTTTTGGAGGCATACTGAAATGTGATGTCATTGCTAGAGGAATAGTAAATGCAGCTAATGAAGCAGGATTAAATGTTCCTTTAGTAGTACGCTTAGAAGGGACAAATGTAGAAATAGGCAGAGAAATACTAGATAATTCTAATCTAGATATAGTAACTGTTGCAACTATGGATGAAGGTGCTAGAAAGATAGTAGAGCTAACTAATATGAAAGGGAAGGGATTGTAATGAGTATATGGGTAGATAAGCATACAAAAGTAATAGTGCAAGGTATAACTGGAAAAACAGCATTGTATCATACTAGGCAAATGCTTGAATATGGTACACAAATAGTTGGAGGAGTTACTCCAGGTAAAGGGGGGACAAAAGCAGGGAATATACCTGTATTTGATACAGTAAAGGAAGCAGCTTGTGAAACCAATGCCACAGCTTCTGTAATATATGTCCCTGCTAAGTTCGCAAAGGATGCTATTCTGGAAGCTATAGATGCTGAACTAGAGATAGTAATCTGCATTACAGAGCATATACCTATAAACGATATGATAATAGTCAAAAGGTATTTAGAAGGTAAGAAAACTAGGTTAATTGGACCAAATTGCCCAGGAATTATTACACCAGGAGAATGCAAAATTGGAATTATGCCAGGGTATATTCATAGAAAAGGAAGAATAGGAGTAGTATCCCGTTCTGGAACACTAACCTATGAGGCTGCTTATCAGCTGTCTCAAAGAGGAATAGGGCAGTCTACAGTCGTAGGAATTGGTGGTGACCCTATTAATGGGACGGACTTCGTTGATGTTCTAGAGGCATTTAACAAAGATGATGAAACAGACGCAGTTGTTATGATAGGAGAAATTGGAGGAACTGCAGAAGAGAAGGCGGCACTTTGGGTTAAAGAAAACATGATAAAGCCGGTCGTGGGATTTATTAGTGGAAAAACAGCCCCTAAAGGAAAACGTATGGGTCATGCTGGTGCCATTATTTCGGGAGGGAAGGGAACTGCAGAAGAGAAAGTTAGAGTAATGACAGATTGCGGCATATCTATAGCAAAGAGTCCTATAGGCATAGGAGCTGTGTTAACTGAAACCTTGAAATATAATAATT
Proteins encoded in this region:
- the sucC gene encoding ADP-forming succinate--CoA ligase subunit beta, whose protein sequence is MNIHEYQAKEILKNYEIPVPRGGVIHRVEDVERAAWRIESDIAVVKVQIHAGGRGKAGGVKIAKSIEEVVAYSKELLGKRLVTPQTSSEGREIKALLIEEGCDIDKEYYVGLTLDREASRVVIIASEEGGTDIEEVSLKSPNKIFKEVIDPLIGLSDFQVRRLCININIPEALTNDLVKIFKNLYRCFIEKDCTLAEINPLVITKEGKVVALDAKLNFDDNSLYRNEELLEYRDLNEEDKKEIEDSKYDLSYIPLDGYIGFLVNGAGLAMATMDIIKTYGGEPANFLDVGGGASEEKVTNAFKIILSDNRVRGVFVNIFGGILKCDVIARGIVNAANEAGLNVPLVVRLEGTNVEIGREILDNSNLDIVTVATMDEGARKIVELTNMKGKGL
- the sucD gene encoding succinate--CoA ligase subunit alpha, whose translation is MSIWVDKHTKVIVQGITGKTALYHTRQMLEYGTQIVGGVTPGKGGTKAGNIPVFDTVKEAACETNATASVIYVPAKFAKDAILEAIDAELEIVICITEHIPINDMIIVKRYLEGKKTRLIGPNCPGIITPGECKIGIMPGYIHRKGRIGVVSRSGTLTYEAAYQLSQRGIGQSTVVGIGGDPINGTDFVDVLEAFNKDDETDAVVMIGEIGGTAEEKAALWVKENMIKPVVGFISGKTAPKGKRMGHAGAIISGGKGTAEEKVRVMTDCGISIAKSPIGIGAVLTETLKYNNLWRIEYESQYREIFNH